Proteins from a genomic interval of Peromyscus leucopus breed LL Stock chromosome 12, UCI_PerLeu_2.1, whole genome shotgun sequence:
- the LOC119088766 gene encoding uncharacterized protein LOC119088766: MDCFSPRTKVSICMQDFQAQPTLVGSPAFQAHLGLPSLLFKQAARDLCAQDGIKGHQEGPGLSASKSPATSHPQRLGHGHTNFQAVGQFISSAGLAGPHTPRPLPSWHIGSCCYHSKSHPIRSMCSVVSLHLNGQFAPGSRAGFSSAGSSRTHSNECPGPRQPGLHHRRGSPHRTAGALPTPNWRAVRVLTGSPGPHSAACIGPRHLSQFPVSLHLGRDQGAEGVQVTCQTAEISRNKENGERISASE, translated from the exons ATGGATTGTTTTAGCCCCAGGACTAAGGTAAGTATTTGCATGCAAGATTTTCAAGCCCAACCAACCCTTGTAGGGTCTCCTGCTTTCCAGGCCCACTTAGGGCTGCCAAGCTTGCTTTTCAAACAAGCTGCCAGAGACCTATGCGCTCAGGACGGAATTAAGGGCCATCAGGAAGGGCCTGGGCTCTCAGCAAGCAAAAGCCCAGCTACAAGCCACCCACAACGTCTGGGGCACGGACACACAAATTTTCAGGCCGTGGGACAGTTCATTTCTTCAGCTGGGCTCGCGGGTCCTCACACACCGCGCCCGTTGCCTAGCTGGCACATTGGGTCATGCTGCTACCATTCCAAGTCCCACCCGATAAGAAGCATGTGCTCTGTGGTCAGCCTTCACCTGAATGGGCAGTTCGCGCCTGGCAGCCGGGCCGGCTTCTCCAGTGCCGGCTCCTCCAGAACCCACTCCAATGAGTGCCCAGGGCCAAGGCAGCCTGGCCTGCACCATCGACGCGGGTCACCGCACCGGACCGCTGGAGCACTCCCTACCCCCAATTGGCGGGCAGTTCGCGTCTTGACAGGGTCCCCAGGGCCCCACAGCGCCGCCTGTATCGGTCCTCGGCATCTCAGCCAGTTTCCAGTTTCTCTCCACCTCGGTAGGGACCAAGGAGCGGAAGGAGTTCAGGTAACCTGCCAGACCGCCGAGATTTCCCGAAACAAAGAGAACGGCGAACGAATCTCTGCATCTGA GTGA